From a region of the Lactuca sativa cultivar Salinas chromosome 4, Lsat_Salinas_v11, whole genome shotgun sequence genome:
- the LOC111898899 gene encoding protein FAR1-RELATED SEQUENCE 6 isoform X2, protein MKHLDLIQMEQVSPNSKHQNSEKPELESENGKKEFVAPCVGMEFESYDDAYNYYNCYAREAGFRVRVKNSWFKRNSREKYGAVLCCSSQGFKRIKDVNRLRKETRTGCPAMVRMRLVDSRRWRILEVTLDHNHLLGTKSFKSFKKTGICGTKNTIQSDSEGQTQTVKLYRALVIDSGGNNGISHETGRELGSGSGPVPDFHPDRLNLKKGDSQAIYNYICRMQLTNPNFFYLMDVNDEGRLRNMIWLDARCRAAIGYFSDVVYFDTSYLSSKYEVPLVTFVGMNHHCQTVLLGCGLLSGGTKESFSWVLKAWLTLTTTSGRVPQTIVTDRCRVLQSVVSEVFPKTHHRFSLLHIMKKVPEKLGGLRNYDAIKKLSKIYTREIFKKFQVEVEEMYSCFSTTQVHVDGAVVIFLVKERALADGSRREIKDYEVLYNRGAVDVRCICSCFNFNGYLCRHALCVLNFNGVEEIPSKYILSRWKRDYKRLYVPDYDAAGCNTVTGTDAVQGFTQLYRSALQVVEEGVISLDHYKVALDTFGECLSRVHNIEDKHE, encoded by the exons ATGAAGCATTTAGACTTGATTCAG aTGGAACAAGTCTCTCCTAATAGCAAACATCAAAATAGTGAAAAACCGGAATTGGAATCCGAAAATGGAAAAAAGGAATTCGTTGCCCCATGTGTAGGAATGGAATTCGAATCCTACGATGACGCATACAATTACTACAATTGTTATGCTCGAGAAGCAGGATTTCGCGTACGTGTAAAAAACTCATGGTTTAAAAGAAATAGCAGAGAAAAATATGGAGCAGTTTTATGCTGTAGTAGTCAAGGCTTTAAAAGAATAAAAGATGTCAATCGTTTAAGAAAAGAAACAAGAACCGGTTGTCCAGCAATGGTCAGAATGAGATTAGTAGATTCCAGAAGGTGGCGAATTCTCGAAGTTACCCTCGATCATAACCATTTACTTGGCACCAAATCTTTCAAATCCTTCAAGAAAACGGGCATTTGTGGAACAAAAAATACTATTCAATCAGATTCCGAAGGGCAAACGCAAACAGTTAAATTATATCGTGCGCTTGTGATTGACTCCGGGGGTAATAATGGAATTTCACATGAAACGGGTCGGGAATTGGGATCGGGATCGGGGCCCGTACCTGATTTTCATCCGGATCGATTGAATTTAAAGAAAGGCGATTCGCAAGCGATTTATAATTACATCTGTCGTATGCAGTtgacaaaccctaatttcttttaCTTGATGGATGTTAACGACGAAGGGCGTTTAAGGAACATGATTTGGTTAGACGCCAGGTGTCGTGCTGCGATTGGGTATTTTTCCGATGTGGTTTATTTCGACACGAGTTACTTATCGAGTAAGTACGAGGTCCCGCTCGTGACGTTTGTCGGAATGAATCATCATTGTCAAACGGTGTTGCTAGGTTGCGGGTTGCTTTCGGGAGGGACAAAAGAGTCTTTTTCATGGGTTTTGAAAGCATGGTTGACTTTGACCACCACATCGGGGCGGGTCCCACAAACAATAGTGACCGACAGGTGTCGGGTTTTACAAAGTGTGGTTTCCGAGGTGTTCCCGAAAACCCACCACCGGTTTAGTCTGCTTCACATCATGAAGAAAGTTCCGGAAAAATTAGGGGGGTTAAGAAACTATGACGCTATTAAAAAG TTATCGAAGATTTACACGAGGGAAATTTTTAAGAAATTTCAAGTGGAAGTTGAGGAGATGTATTCGTGTTTTAGTACCACACAAGTGCATGTTGATGGCGCGGTTGTAATTTTTTTGGTGAAAGAGCGTGCTTTGGCGGATGGAAGTCGGCGAGAGATTAAGGATTACGAGGTTTTGTATAATAGAGGAGCGGTTGATGTTCGATGCATTTGCAGTTGTTTTAATTTTAATGGTTATTTATGTAGGCATGCTTTATGTGTGCTTAATTTTAATGGGGTCGAGGAAATTCCTTCCAAGTATATTTTATCGAGATGGAAGAGGGACTATAAACGTTTATATGTTCCGGATTATGATGCTGCTGGATGTAATACTGTTACTGGTACTGATGCTGTTCAAGGGTTTACTCAGTTGTATAGAAGTGCGTTGCAAGTAGTGGAGGAAGGTGTTATTTCTTTGGATCATTATAAGGTTGCTTTGGATACATTTGGAGAGTGTTTAAGTAGAGTTCATAATATTGAAGATAAACATGAAtag
- the LOC111898899 gene encoding protein FAR1-RELATED SEQUENCE 6 isoform X1 — MKHLDLIQMEQVSPNSKHQNSEKPELESENGKKEFVAPCVGMEFESYDDAYNYYNCYAREAGFRVRVKNSWFKRNSREKYGAVLCCSSQGFKRIKDVNRLRKETRTGCPAMVRMRLVDSRRWRILEVTLDHNHLLGTKSFKSFKKTGICGTKNTIQSDSEGQTQTVKLYRALVIDSGGNNGISHETGRELGSGSGPVPDFHPDRLNLKKGDSQAIYNYICRMQLTNPNFFYLMDVNDEGRLRNMIWLDARCRAAIGYFSDVVYFDTSYLSSKYEVPLVTFVGMNHHCQTVLLGCGLLSGGTKESFSWVLKAWLTLTTTSGRVPQTIVTDRCRVLQSVVSEVFPKTHHRFSLLHIMKKVPEKLGGLRNYDAIKKVLLKTAYETLKPYDFETSWGFMIQRFGIGDHEWLRSLYEDRAWWAPVYLKDTSFAGISSGDTLCPVFDKYIHKQTPLKEFLDKYELALQKKHKEEANADMESRTVSPVLKTRCSFELQLSKIYTREIFKKFQVEVEEMYSCFSTTQVHVDGAVVIFLVKERALADGSRREIKDYEVLYNRGAVDVRCICSCFNFNGYLCRHALCVLNFNGVEEIPSKYILSRWKRDYKRLYVPDYDAAGCNTVTGTDAVQGFTQLYRSALQVVEEGVISLDHYKVALDTFGECLSRVHNIEDKHE, encoded by the exons ATGAAGCATTTAGACTTGATTCAG aTGGAACAAGTCTCTCCTAATAGCAAACATCAAAATAGTGAAAAACCGGAATTGGAATCCGAAAATGGAAAAAAGGAATTCGTTGCCCCATGTGTAGGAATGGAATTCGAATCCTACGATGACGCATACAATTACTACAATTGTTATGCTCGAGAAGCAGGATTTCGCGTACGTGTAAAAAACTCATGGTTTAAAAGAAATAGCAGAGAAAAATATGGAGCAGTTTTATGCTGTAGTAGTCAAGGCTTTAAAAGAATAAAAGATGTCAATCGTTTAAGAAAAGAAACAAGAACCGGTTGTCCAGCAATGGTCAGAATGAGATTAGTAGATTCCAGAAGGTGGCGAATTCTCGAAGTTACCCTCGATCATAACCATTTACTTGGCACCAAATCTTTCAAATCCTTCAAGAAAACGGGCATTTGTGGAACAAAAAATACTATTCAATCAGATTCCGAAGGGCAAACGCAAACAGTTAAATTATATCGTGCGCTTGTGATTGACTCCGGGGGTAATAATGGAATTTCACATGAAACGGGTCGGGAATTGGGATCGGGATCGGGGCCCGTACCTGATTTTCATCCGGATCGATTGAATTTAAAGAAAGGCGATTCGCAAGCGATTTATAATTACATCTGTCGTATGCAGTtgacaaaccctaatttcttttaCTTGATGGATGTTAACGACGAAGGGCGTTTAAGGAACATGATTTGGTTAGACGCCAGGTGTCGTGCTGCGATTGGGTATTTTTCCGATGTGGTTTATTTCGACACGAGTTACTTATCGAGTAAGTACGAGGTCCCGCTCGTGACGTTTGTCGGAATGAATCATCATTGTCAAACGGTGTTGCTAGGTTGCGGGTTGCTTTCGGGAGGGACAAAAGAGTCTTTTTCATGGGTTTTGAAAGCATGGTTGACTTTGACCACCACATCGGGGCGGGTCCCACAAACAATAGTGACCGACAGGTGTCGGGTTTTACAAAGTGTGGTTTCCGAGGTGTTCCCGAAAACCCACCACCGGTTTAGTCTGCTTCACATCATGAAGAAAGTTCCGGAAAAATTAGGGGGGTTAAGAAACTATGACGCTATTAAAAAGGTATTGTTGAAAACTGCTTACGAGACGTTAAAACCGTATGATTTTGAAACCTCATGGGGTTTCATGATCCAACGGTTTGGAATCGGGGACCACGAATGGCTCCGATCTTTATACGAAGATCGGGCCTGGTGGGCCCCGGTATATCTAAAGGACACATCGTTCGCCGGAATATCTTCTGGCGACACGCTGTGTCCTGTATTTGATAAATACATTCACAAACAAACGCCGCTAAAAGAATTTCTCGATAAATACGAACTCGCGTTACAAAAAAAGCACAAAGAAGAAGCAAACGCTGACATGGAATCGAGAACCGTGTCCCCGGTTTTAAAAACGAGATGTTCATTTGAGTTGCAGTTATCGAAGATTTACACGAGGGAAATTTTTAAGAAATTTCAAGTGGAAGTTGAGGAGATGTATTCGTGTTTTAGTACCACACAAGTGCATGTTGATGGCGCGGTTGTAATTTTTTTGGTGAAAGAGCGTGCTTTGGCGGATGGAAGTCGGCGAGAGATTAAGGATTACGAGGTTTTGTATAATAGAGGAGCGGTTGATGTTCGATGCATTTGCAGTTGTTTTAATTTTAATGGTTATTTATGTAGGCATGCTTTATGTGTGCTTAATTTTAATGGGGTCGAGGAAATTCCTTCCAAGTATATTTTATCGAGATGGAAGAGGGACTATAAACGTTTATATGTTCCGGATTATGATGCTGCTGGATGTAATACTGTTACTGGTACTGATGCTGTTCAAGGGTTTACTCAGTTGTATAGAAGTGCGTTGCAAGTAGTGGAGGAAGGTGTTATTTCTTTGGATCATTATAAGGTTGCTTTGGATACATTTGGAGAGTGTTTAAGTAGAGTTCATAATATTGAAGATAAACATGAAtag
- the LOC111898900 gene encoding checkpoint protein hus1, producing MKFKAFLTDHGVHLLEKRFLQALDKMGKTCHLYLTKDHAIFLHNLLNGDGIQSIAQFQKEALFEDYRISSQNDDRIAFTIDLSLLHRALRSIVTIYTEFGGSHSCPTLNRLQIKLVKKLPPHSQQPMPFLTFETKGYKSAVIQDVPISKPLSRSDVLELQAALDMAQDLPQTLVQVPDMNQLQNFVDRMKNVGDVLNVSISKSGDLHLQISTTLVTLGAEFRKLVVIGEQAAVPAGDDSLSAQTRSRRAIERGDAMNVQVSVKHFFKSLQCHLAKPDSAFYGIGEQGSCLTVVFQFFIPGTRQTDKSISLHCRLPVLDPGTN from the coding sequence ATGAAGTTCAAGGCCTTTCTCACCGATCATGGAGTTCACCTTCTGGAGAAGAGATTCCTTCAAGCCCTAGACAAAATGGGGAAGACATGCCATCTTTACTTAACGAAAGATCACGCTATTTTCCTCCACAATCTTCTCAACGGAGATGGAATCCAATCAATTGCTCAGTTTCAAAAAGAAGCCCTATTCGAAGACTATCGGATCTCAAGCCAAAACGACGATCGCATCGCCTTCACCATCGACCTCTCGCTCCTCCACCGGGCCCTCCGCAGCATCGTCACCATTTACACAGAATTTGGAGGTTCCCACAGTTGCCCTACTCTCAATCGTCTTCAAATCAAGTTAGTAAAGAAACTCCCTCCTCATTCACAGCAACCGATGCCGTTTCTCACTTTCGAAACCAAGGGCTACAAATCCGCTGTTATCCAAGACGTTCCGATCTCTAAACCGTTATCTAGATCTGATGTTCTCGAACTCCAAGCCGCGCTAGACATGGCGCAAGATCTGCCTCAAACCCTAGTTCAAGTTCCTGACATGAATCAACTACAGAACTTTGTGGATCGGATGAAGAATGTCGGTGATGTGCTAAATGTTTCCATAAGCAAATCCGGCGACCTCCATTTGCAAATCTCGACTACTTTGGTCACACTTGGAGCAGAGTTCAGGAAACTGGTGGTCATCGGAGAGCAGGCGGCGGTTCCTGCCGGAGATGATAGTCTGAGTGCTCAGACACGTTCGCGGAGGGCAATTGAGAGGGGGGATGCGATGAATGTTCAAGTAAGCGTGAAACATTTCTTCAAGTCTCTTCAATGTCACTTGGCGAAACCAGATTCTGCTTTCTATGGGATTGGGGAACAGGGTTCTTGCTTGACAGTGGTTTTCCAGTTTTTCATACCGGGTACGCGTCAAACAGATAAATCTATCAGTCTCCATTGTCGTCTTCCTGTGCTTGACCCTGGTACCAATTAA
- the LOC111898908 gene encoding protein FAR1-RELATED SEQUENCE 11-like produces MRVMELEMNVKHGELSFLKKDVYNLFTKNHKLHSQNDAREFLEYCKSAKSESLNFQYAFTLDSENRLEHIFWCDTHCFELYQKYGDIVVFDTTYKVNSYDMPFDIFVGIDNHGRTTLLGCALLLNKKLKTFEWLFKNFVQLMKKSPKTILTDQDPWMKQAIETEMPYTKHAFCIWHITTKFSSWFTSVLKDEYSSWCTEFYNLYKLDSVEEFEQQWPLVIAKYNLEKNKHVIALYQIKTFWVPSYLRDFFFGGMMTTGRSESINSFIKKFISSHTCLREFIRQIDLAIEDVGHKQMHDGMLAKYQESHFKSLSPLEKQGYQVLTPFAFKKFQEQFAQAIQYSVREENDTSFIVKHYKAARCHQVVWDGKMAKCTCKNFEFVGILCRHILSVFLRKDCFEIPSSYWLSRWSREEAQFTEISLLKQEGNFDVSSSCGNNSHLETNAIELVQCPIISKTKGRLKQKRMRSGKELARQVKRCRLCKSSSHNFSTCPEREDDNSQHVDKTKKLDMQIEDFNPIFHFKC; encoded by the exons ATGAGGGTGATGGAGCTTGAAATGAATGTGAAACATGGAGAACTTTCTTTTCTTAAGAAGGATGTCTATAACCTTTTTACCAAAAATCATAAACTACACTCACAGAATGATGCAAGAGAGTTTTTGGAGTATTGTAAAAGTGCTAAAAGTGAAAGTCTTAATTTTCAATATGCATTTACACTAGATAGTGAAAATAGGCTAGAACATATTTTTTGGTGTGATACTCATTGTTTTGAATTGTACCAAAAATACGGAGATATTGTGGTATTTGATACTACATACAAGGTGAATTCATACGACATGCCATTTGACATATTTGTTGGTATTGACAATCATGGAAGAACTACATTACTTGGTTGTGCACTTCTACTTAACAAGAAACTAAAGACGTTTGAATGGCTCTTTAAG AATTTTGTACAATTAATGAAAAAGTCACCGAAAACGATATTGACCGATCAAGATCCTTGGATGAAACAAGCAATTGAAACGGAGATGCCTTACACTAAACATGCATTTTGCATATGGCATATCACCACTAAGTTTAGTAGTTGGTTTACTTCGGTCTTAAAAGATGAGTACTCAAGTTGGTGCACCgaattttataacttatataagttaGACTCGGTTGAAGAATTTGAGCAACAATGGCCATTAGTCATTGCAAAATACAATCTCGAAAAGAATAAACATGTGATAGCATTGTACCAGATCAAAACATTTTGGGTTCCAAGTTATCTTCGTGACTTTTTCTTTGGTGGCATGATGACCACCGGAAGATCGGAGAGCATAAATTCGTTTATAAAAAAGTTTATATCTTCTCATACATGTCTAAGGGAGTTTATTAGACAA ATTGATCTTGCTATTGAAGATGTTGGGCATAAACAAATGCATGATGGTATGTTGGCAAAATATCAAGAATCGCATTTTAAATCATTATCACCGTTAGAAAAACAAGGTTACCAAGTTTTGACTCCTTTTGCATtcaaaaagtttcaagaacaattTGCTCAAGCAATTCAATATTCGGTTCGGGAAGAAAACGACACAAGTTTTATTGTCAAACATTACAAAGCGGCTCGATGTCATCAGGTGGTTTGGGATGGTAAGATGGCTAAATGCACTTGCAAAAACTTTGAATTTGTCGGGATACTTTGTCGTCATATCTTAAGCGTTTTTCTCCGTAAGGACTGCTTTGAAATTCCTTCTAGTTATTGGCTATCACGGTGGAGTCGTGAAGAAGCTCAATTTACAGAAATCTCTCTATTAAAGCAAGAAGGAAATTTTGATGTTTCATCATCTTGTGGAAACAATAGTCATCTCGAAACTAATGCAATTGAGTTGGTTCAATGCCCTATCATCTCAAAAACAAAAGGACGACTTAAGCAAAAACGAATGAGAAGTGGAAAGGAATTAGCGAGACAAGTAAAGCGTTGTAGACTTTGCAAATCTTCTAGTCACAACTTCAGCACATGTCCAGAGCGTGAGGATGATAATTCTCAACAcgtggataaaacaaagaaactTGATATGCAAATAGAAGATTTCAATCCCATCTTTCATTTTAAATGTTAA